In Synechocystis sp. PCC 6714, the following are encoded in one genomic region:
- a CDS encoding DNA adenine methylase, translating into MNKLKSPLRYPGGKQKALSKIEKYLPMKISEFREPFVGGGSVFLYVKSNFECNNFWINDLNPELYFFWKILKENPKELVEAVSFIKNIETDGRKLFNQLAQADTQKMTDLERATRFFVLNRITFSGTIESGGYSEASFHSRFTKSSIQRLLDLENTFADVKVSNLDYSLLLNEAGKDVFIFLDPPYLSKTQSRLYGKKGNLHIDFDHVKFAQEMEKCTHKWLITYDDCQEIRDNFSFAYIYEWELQYGMNNYKQSSAKKGKELFISNYFIG; encoded by the coding sequence ATGAATAAGCTAAAAAGTCCTCTCAGGTATCCGGGTGGCAAACAAAAAGCACTGTCGAAAATAGAGAAATATCTACCCATGAAAATCAGTGAATTCAGAGAGCCGTTTGTAGGGGGGGGATCTGTTTTTCTTTATGTTAAAAGTAATTTTGAGTGTAATAATTTCTGGATAAACGATCTCAATCCAGAACTATATTTTTTTTGGAAAATATTGAAAGAGAATCCCAAAGAATTAGTGGAAGCTGTATCTTTTATAAAAAATATTGAAACTGATGGACGTAAACTTTTTAACCAACTGGCTCAAGCAGATACGCAAAAAATGACGGACTTGGAAAGGGCAACACGTTTTTTTGTGCTAAATAGAATTACTTTTTCGGGAACGATCGAAAGTGGAGGATACTCAGAAGCTTCATTTCATAGTCGCTTTACTAAATCTTCAATACAGAGATTGTTAGACTTAGAAAATACGTTTGCCGATGTTAAAGTTTCCAACCTAGATTATAGTCTTTTATTAAATGAAGCAGGGAAAGACGTATTTATTTTTCTAGATCCACCTTATTTAAGCAAAACCCAATCTAGATTGTACGGAAAAAAAGGCAATTTACATATTGATTTTGATCATGTCAAATTTGCCCAAGAAATGGAAAAATGTACTCATAAATGGCTAATAACATACGATGATTGCCAGGAAATTCGCGATAATTTTTCTTTCGCCTATATTTATGAATGGGAATTGCAATACGGAATGAATAATTACAAACAAAGTAGTGCGAAGAAAGGGAAAGAACTATTTATTAGCAACTACTTTATTGGGTAA
- a CDS encoding glutathione S-transferase family protein: MGLLVNGIWQDQWYDTKSTGGRFVRQDAQFRHWITPDGSAGPTGNAGFKAEAGRYHLYISLACPWAHRTLIFRKLKGLEGMIDVSVVHWLMREKGWTFTPGPGVVPDPLFKAEYAYQIYTKADSQYSGRVTVPILWDKQTQTIVNNESSEIIRIFNSAFDGLGAKAGDYYPEALRPQIDALNERIYHTINNGVYKCGFATTQTAYEEAIAPLFESLDWLEGILEDHQYLTGDQITEADWRLFTTLIRFDAVYVGHFKCNLRRIQDYPNLWRYLRDLYQQPGVAETVNFQHIKGHYYESHLTINPTGIVPMGPVLDLFAPAIFPL; this comes from the coding sequence ATGGGCTTACTCGTCAACGGCATTTGGCAGGATCAGTGGTACGACACCAAAAGTACCGGGGGGCGATTTGTGCGGCAAGATGCCCAATTTCGCCATTGGATTACCCCCGATGGATCGGCGGGGCCCACGGGTAACGCAGGGTTCAAAGCCGAAGCAGGACGTTACCACCTTTACATTTCCCTGGCCTGTCCTTGGGCGCACCGCACCCTGATTTTCCGTAAGCTTAAGGGGCTAGAAGGGATGATTGATGTTTCGGTCGTCCATTGGTTAATGCGGGAAAAGGGATGGACGTTTACCCCTGGCCCCGGGGTAGTGCCAGATCCGTTATTTAAGGCGGAATATGCTTACCAAATTTATACCAAGGCAGACTCCCAATATAGTGGCCGGGTGACAGTGCCGATTCTGTGGGATAAACAGACCCAGACCATTGTTAATAACGAATCCTCGGAAATTATTAGAATCTTTAACAGCGCGTTTGACGGACTGGGGGCAAAGGCTGGGGATTATTATCCTGAAGCTCTCCGTCCCCAAATTGATGCCCTCAACGAGCGAATTTATCACACTATTAATAATGGCGTTTACAAATGTGGATTCGCCACAACCCAAACGGCCTATGAAGAAGCGATCGCCCCCTTGTTTGAGAGCTTAGATTGGTTAGAGGGAATTTTGGAGGATCATCAATATTTAACGGGAGATCAAATTACGGAAGCGGATTGGCGTTTATTTACTACTTTGATTCGTTTTGATGCGGTCTACGTGGGGCATTTCAAATGTAATTTGCGGCGGATTCAGGATTATCCTAACCTATGGCGTTATCTGCGGGATTTATACCAACAACCGGGCGTTGCTGAAACAGTTAATTTTCAGCACATCAAGGGCCATTACTATGAAAGTCATTTAACCATTAACCCCACGGGAATTGTACCAATGGGGCCAGTGTTGGATTTATTTGCCCCAGCAATATTCCCCCTGTAA